The Methanococcoides methylutens MM1 genome has a window encoding:
- a CDS encoding DUF1699 family protein produces the protein MKIRVVSKRDEIPNLDAGEQVIHLAFRPSNEDIFTLIKRCKDVEVIQIPTSYRRTVSKSIEMFLDMQGIRLVEGDVWGHRKDINEYYSISPAVIERIKEMKSEGIADEEVAERLSRESKLNKEMLLYILEKD, from the coding sequence ATGAAAATCAGAGTCGTAAGTAAAAGAGACGAAATTCCAAATCTAGACGCTGGCGAACAAGTTATCCATCTTGCATTCAGGCCATCCAACGAGGATATTTTCACCCTTATAAAAAGGTGCAAGGACGTGGAGGTCATCCAGATCCCGACATCATATCGCCGTACCGTGTCCAAATCCATAGAAATGTTCCTGGATATGCAGGGTATAAGACTTGTTGAAGGCGATGTATGGGGTCACAGGAAGGACATCAATGAGTACTACAGTATCTCTCCTGCTGTCATTGAGAGGATAAAGGAGATGAAATCTGAAGGTATCGCAGACGAGGAGGTCGCTGAGAGACTTTCACGCGAAAGCAAGCTTAACAAGGAAATGCTTCTTTATATTTTGGAGAAGGACTGA
- the hisD gene encoding histidinol dehydrogenase: MLYKHLSDVTEEELDKLLDRTGELMDVSETVSAILHDVQEKGDDGLREYTKKFDKADIQAIEVTPEEMEEAMGLVDAELIRHLEIAAENIRNFHAAQLPEKTWFIEPTPGIKLGQMATPLASVGAYVPGGRASYPSTALMTIIPAKVAGVKSVVMCTPPGPDGKVNPLTLAAGKVAGADHIYKLGGVQAIAAMAYGTESVLKVAKIVGPGNVFVTVAKMMVRDKAEIDFPAGPSEVLIIADDSADAGMIASDILAQAEHDPKSVSVLVTTSAELAEQTNAEVKKQADAAVRKEIVDSSLENAAIIVTDTMDECIAISNDFAPEHLEIMVKDDDSVLEMIENAGSIFVGNYAPVAAGDYASGTNHVLPTAGYPKLYSGLNIHHFLKYSTIQKITKEGLGSIGETIIALAEKEGLQAHADSVKLRLND, translated from the coding sequence ATGCTGTACAAACACCTATCCGATGTCACCGAAGAAGAGCTGGATAAGCTTCTTGACCGCACAGGAGAGCTGATGGACGTATCTGAGACCGTTTCAGCAATACTCCATGACGTGCAGGAAAAAGGTGACGACGGACTGCGTGAATACACAAAGAAGTTTGACAAAGCAGATATCCAGGCCATTGAAGTTACTCCTGAGGAGATGGAAGAGGCAATGGGTCTTGTTGATGCTGAGCTTATCAGACACCTCGAGATCGCAGCAGAGAATATCAGGAACTTCCATGCAGCACAACTTCCGGAGAAGACATGGTTCATCGAACCTACTCCTGGTATCAAACTTGGCCAGATGGCAACACCTCTTGCATCTGTTGGTGCCTATGTGCCGGGAGGCAGGGCTTCCTATCCTTCAACTGCGCTCATGACGATCATTCCTGCAAAGGTGGCAGGTGTCAAGAGCGTTGTAATGTGCACACCACCCGGACCTGATGGAAAGGTGAACCCGCTTACACTTGCAGCAGGCAAGGTCGCAGGTGCAGATCACATTTACAAGCTTGGCGGTGTCCAGGCCATCGCAGCAATGGCCTATGGTACGGAATCCGTATTGAAGGTCGCCAAGATAGTAGGTCCCGGAAATGTCTTTGTTACCGTTGCCAAGATGATGGTGAGGGATAAAGCAGAGATCGATTTCCCTGCAGGGCCAAGCGAGGTACTTATCATTGCAGACGATTCTGCAGATGCTGGTATGATCGCATCCGATATCCTTGCACAGGCAGAGCACGATCCGAAGTCTGTTTCAGTTCTTGTGACAACTTCTGCTGAACTGGCAGAGCAGACGAACGCTGAGGTTAAAAAGCAGGCTGATGCTGCTGTACGTAAGGAGATCGTTGATTCTTCCCTTGAGAATGCGGCGATCATCGTGACCGATACAATGGATGAATGCATTGCAATTTCCAATGACTTTGCACCTGAGCACCTTGAGATCATGGTGAAGGATGATGATTCAGTCCTTGAGATGATCGAGAACGCGGGTTCCATCTTTGTAGGCAATTATGCTCCGGTGGCAGCAGGTGATTATGCATCAGGCACGAACCACGTGCTCCCGACAGCCGGTTATCCAAAGCTTTACTCCGGTCTTAACATCCACCACTTCCTGAAGTATTCCACCATACAGAAGATCACAAAGGAAGGTCTTGGTTCAATTGGTGAAACCATCATTGCTCTTGCTGAAAAGGAAGGGCTGCAGGCTCATGCTGATTCAGTAAAGCTCAGGCTCAACGATTGA
- a CDS encoding ATP-dependent DNA helicase → MLIKELDIPEDIIRFYEDSGIKELYPPQAEAVDNGLLEGKNLLAAIPTASGKTLLAELAMLKAIRNGGKALYIVPLRALASEKFDRFRELAPFGIKVGISTGDFDSRDEWLGANDIIVATSEKTDSLLRNGTSWMEEITTIVVDEVHLLDSKNRGPTLEVTITKLMRLNPDCQIIALSATVGNAREMADWLEASLVLSEWRPTDLHEGVFFGEAINFLGKQKKIERRDKDNATNLVLDTISEGGQCLVFESSRRNCTGFAKTSSNKVVKLLDREILGKLAVMAEEVESTGETDTAKVLANCIRKGVAFHHAGLNSSHRKIVEDGFRQNLIKVISSTPTLAAGLNLPARRVIVRNYRRFDANFGMQPIPVLEYKQMAGRAGRPHLDPYGESVLLAKEYAEFEQLLENYVEADAEDIWSKLGTENALRTHVLSTIVNGFASDRKQMMEFMGSTFFAFQQDTWSLEEVIDDCIEYLAEHEMVVKDESHDPISLSSTQLGKLVSMLYIDPMSGAKIVDGLKKAVNVNDMTLLHLVCSTPDMRQLYMRSADYARVNDFVMSHSDDFIEIPNEFKAIDYEWFLGEVKTAMLLDEWIREIPADDITQHFNVGEGDIHALADTAEWLMHATTKLAELLKVEHSSHAHGLEKRIHYGASPELMQLVSIRGVGRVRARKLYEAGFVSLAELKKAEYSVLSKLVGPKVAANILSNIGVRVKDKVGKSTPINSNTLDTLLDKEQKTFSDFQ, encoded by the coding sequence ATGCTGATAAAAGAGCTTGACATTCCCGAAGATATCATCCGTTTTTACGAAGATTCAGGCATCAAGGAGTTGTATCCTCCACAGGCTGAAGCTGTTGATAACGGTCTTCTTGAAGGAAAGAACCTTCTTGCTGCGATACCCACAGCTTCAGGGAAGACACTCCTTGCAGAGCTTGCAATGCTGAAAGCTATACGCAACGGTGGGAAAGCACTCTACATAGTTCCGCTTCGGGCACTTGCTTCTGAGAAGTTCGACCGCTTCAGGGAACTTGCACCTTTTGGTATAAAGGTCGGCATATCCACAGGGGATTTTGATTCAAGGGATGAATGGCTGGGAGCGAACGACATCATTGTCGCAACCTCGGAAAAGACCGATTCCCTGCTCCGTAACGGGACCTCATGGATGGAAGAGATCACAACTATCGTTGTGGACGAGGTACACCTGCTGGATTCCAAGAACAGGGGTCCTACACTTGAGGTCACCATAACAAAACTTATGCGCCTGAATCCGGATTGCCAGATAATTGCACTTTCTGCCACAGTAGGCAATGCCCGGGAGATGGCAGATTGGCTGGAGGCATCTCTTGTCTTAAGCGAGTGGAGGCCTACCGACCTGCATGAGGGCGTTTTCTTTGGTGAGGCTATCAACTTTTTGGGAAAGCAGAAGAAAATAGAGCGGCGGGACAAGGATAATGCCACAAACCTTGTGCTTGACACGATCAGCGAAGGTGGCCAATGCCTTGTCTTTGAGAGCAGCCGCAGAAATTGTACGGGATTTGCAAAGACTTCGTCTAACAAGGTCGTGAAGTTGCTTGACCGCGAGATTCTCGGGAAACTGGCAGTGATGGCAGAAGAGGTGGAATCCACAGGTGAGACCGATACGGCAAAGGTGCTTGCAAATTGTATACGTAAAGGCGTTGCTTTCCATCACGCAGGACTTAACTCATCTCATAGGAAGATTGTGGAAGACGGCTTCAGGCAGAACCTTATCAAGGTGATCTCTAGTACTCCTACGCTGGCAGCGGGGCTGAACCTTCCTGCAAGGAGGGTGATCGTCAGGAACTACCGCAGGTTCGATGCGAATTTCGGGATGCAGCCGATACCTGTGCTCGAATACAAGCAGATGGCAGGAAGGGCAGGGCGTCCCCATCTCGATCCTTATGGAGAATCTGTGCTGCTTGCTAAGGAATATGCGGAATTCGAGCAGTTGCTGGAGAACTATGTTGAAGCTGATGCAGAGGATATATGGTCAAAACTTGGAACTGAAAATGCACTGAGGACACACGTTCTTTCGACAATTGTGAACGGATTTGCATCTGACAGGAAGCAGATGATGGAGTTCATGGGTTCGACGTTCTTTGCTTTCCAGCAGGATACATGGAGCCTTGAGGAGGTCATTGACGATTGTATCGAGTACCTGGCAGAACACGAAATGGTCGTAAAGGATGAATCTCATGACCCGATCTCCCTAAGCTCGACCCAGCTTGGGAAACTTGTTTCCATGCTCTATATCGATCCGATGTCAGGGGCAAAGATCGTGGACGGGCTGAAAAAGGCTGTTAATGTGAACGATATGACGCTGCTTCACCTTGTATGCAGTACACCGGATATGAGGCAGTTGTACATGCGAAGCGCTGATTATGCAAGGGTCAATGATTTCGTGATGTCACATAGTGATGATTTCATCGAGATCCCGAATGAGTTCAAGGCTATCGATTATGAGTGGTTCCTGGGAGAGGTGAAGACCGCAATGCTGCTGGATGAGTGGATCCGCGAGATCCCTGCAGACGATATCACTCAGCACTTCAATGTTGGTGAGGGTGATATCCATGCTCTTGCGGATACTGCTGAGTGGCTGATGCATGCGACCACGAAGCTGGCAGAACTTCTGAAGGTTGAACATTCTTCCCATGCCCACGGCCTTGAGAAGAGGATACATTACGGTGCCAGTCCTGAGCTCATGCAGCTTGTCAGCATCAGGGGTGTCGGACGTGTGCGTGCACGTAAGCTCTATGAGGCCGGATTCGTGTCACTGGCAGAGCTCAAGAAGGCAGAATATTCTGTGCTATCTAAACTGGTCGGGCCGAAGGTGGCTGCGAATATCCTTTCGAACATCGGTGTTCGTGTTAAGGATAAAGTCGGTAAGAGCACACCTATAAATTCAAATACTCTAGATACATTACTGGACAAAGAGCAGAAAACATTCAGTGATTTCCAGTAA
- the nth gene encoding endonuclease III, producing MYVEQIISRLKELYPEGYLQVNRDPFYLLISTVLSQRTRDEVTIPTSQRLFSVLDTPEKMATADVDEIQELIRDVGFYKVKSQRLIDISRMLLDEYEGIVPDDINELVKLPGVGRKTANCVLSYAFDKDVIAVDTHVHRISNRMGLVETDTPEETEIELEKVVPKDMWKEINGLMVLFGKSICKPVSPKCDKCIMNDICPKLI from the coding sequence ATGTATGTCGAACAGATCATTTCCCGGCTTAAAGAACTGTATCCTGAAGGCTATTTACAAGTAAACCGTGACCCTTTCTATCTTCTGATCTCCACGGTACTATCCCAGCGTACCCGGGATGAGGTTACAATACCTACAAGCCAGAGGCTCTTTTCTGTTCTTGACACACCTGAGAAGATGGCAACTGCAGACGTGGATGAAATTCAGGAACTCATTAGGGATGTCGGGTTCTACAAGGTCAAATCACAGCGCCTGATCGATATCTCCCGCATGCTTCTGGATGAATACGAAGGGATCGTTCCGGATGATATCAACGAGCTTGTAAAGCTTCCGGGAGTCGGGAGAAAGACAGCAAATTGCGTACTGAGCTATGCTTTTGACAAAGATGTCATTGCCGTGGATACCCATGTACATCGCATATCCAACAGGATGGGACTCGTTGAAACAGATACTCCGGAAGAAACAGAGATCGAGCTTGAAAAAGTGGTCCCGAAGGATATGTGGAAAGAGATCAACGGCCTGATGGTCCTATTCGGGAAGAGCATCTGTAAGCCGGTATCACCGAAGTGTGACAAATGTATTATGAACGATATTTGTCCGAAGCTTATCTGA
- a CDS encoding TrpB-like pyridoxal phosphate-dependent enzyme has protein sequence MEQTKILLDENEMPKKWYNILPDMPTPLAPPLDPATNEPLTPEALAPLFPMELIKQEVSSERYIDIPKEVLEIYKLWRPAPLYRAHRLEKMLDTPAKIYYKYEGVSPAGSHKPNTSVAQVYYNMKEGTERITTETGAGQWGSALSLSCNYFDIECKVYMVRSSFEQKPYRKSLINLWGANVVPSPSPDTEFGRHMLEKYPDTTGSLGIAIGEAVEDAVKHDNTKYALGSVLNHVMLHQTVIGIEAQKQLDKVEDYPDIVIGCCGGGSNLAGISLPYMRDKIEGTHDPRIIAVEPSACPTLCDGKFEYDYGDMAKLTPLLKMYSLGYDFIPPAIHAGGLRYHGCSPIISQLTADNLMEATCYHQVEVFEAGVMFARSEGIPPAPESTHAIKCAIDEALKCKQTGEEKTILFCLSGHGHFDMYSYDKYFSGQLSND, from the coding sequence ATGGAACAGACTAAGATCTTACTTGATGAAAACGAGATGCCAAAAAAATGGTATAATATCCTCCCGGATATGCCCACTCCACTGGCTCCTCCACTTGATCCTGCAACAAATGAGCCATTGACTCCTGAGGCTCTTGCTCCTCTTTTCCCTATGGAGCTCATCAAACAGGAAGTTAGCAGTGAGAGATACATTGACATTCCAAAAGAGGTTCTTGAGATCTATAAGCTCTGGAGACCTGCTCCTCTGTACCGTGCACACAGGCTTGAAAAAATGCTTGACACCCCTGCAAAGATCTACTACAAATATGAGGGTGTAAGCCCTGCAGGAAGTCACAAACCAAATACCTCTGTGGCACAGGTCTATTATAACATGAAAGAAGGCACTGAGAGAATAACCACCGAGACCGGAGCCGGTCAGTGGGGAAGTGCGCTTTCACTTAGCTGTAATTATTTTGATATCGAATGTAAGGTCTATATGGTACGCTCCAGCTTCGAGCAGAAGCCATACCGTAAATCCCTGATCAACCTCTGGGGTGCAAATGTAGTACCTTCACCAAGCCCTGACACCGAGTTCGGACGTCACATGCTTGAGAAATACCCGGACACCACAGGCAGTCTCGGTATTGCCATCGGAGAAGCTGTAGAGGATGCTGTAAAGCACGATAACACCAAATATGCTCTTGGCAGTGTGCTCAACCACGTCATGCTCCATCAGACTGTTATCGGTATTGAAGCCCAGAAGCAGCTCGATAAGGTCGAGGACTACCCGGATATCGTTATCGGATGCTGTGGTGGCGGAAGTAACCTTGCAGGTATCAGCCTTCCATACATGAGGGACAAGATCGAAGGTACCCATGATCCACGTATCATCGCAGTCGAGCCTTCCGCATGTCCAACACTGTGTGACGGTAAGTTCGAGTATGACTATGGTGACATGGCAAAACTGACACCACTCCTTAAGATGTACTCACTGGGCTATGATTTCATTCCACCTGCCATCCACGCAGGCGGTTTGAGGTATCACGGCTGTTCACCGATCATCAGCCAGCTGACCGCAGACAATCTCATGGAAGCAACATGCTATCACCAGGTAGAGGTATTCGAAGCAGGTGTCATGTTCGCCCGCAGTGAAGGTATTCCACCTGCACCGGAGTCCACACACGCTATCAAATGCGCTATCGATGAAGCACTCAAGTGCAAGCAGACCGGCGAAGAGAAGACCATTTTGTTCTGTCTTAGCGGACACGGTCACTTCGATATGTACTCATACGACAAGTACTTCAGTGGCCAGCTTAGCAACGATTAA
- the hmgA gene encoding hydroxymethylglutaryl-CoA reductase (NADPH) — MASNTEPTFSEEELLEKLVSGEIPLRKIDAYTDKDTAIRLRKSAIEKLEGVEFEHIHNYTIDAESATKRNIENMIGVIQIPLGIAGGIKINGEYANDEFILPLATTEGALVASTNRGCSAITASGGANVRIFQDQMTRAPVFKMDNVAHARKFVDWVRKPETFEEMKEKAGETTRFGELISVEPYVTGNTVFLRFAYDTKDAMGMNMVTIATDAILNLISDEFGAYPVSLSGNMCTDKKPAAINNILGRGKTVAADVTLPKEIVEKKLKTTPGMMEEVNYRKNLLGSARAGALGYNAHAANIVAALYLACGQDAAHVVEGSTAITTMEVNEYGDLYCAVTMPSVQVGTVGGGTSIGTQRDCLNLLGVAGAGEVPGENSKKLAEIVAAAVLAGEISLIGAQAAGHLARAHAELGR; from the coding sequence ATGGCATCAAATACCGAACCTACATTTAGCGAAGAGGAATTGCTTGAGAAGCTTGTTTCAGGAGAGATCCCTCTAAGGAAGATCGATGCATACACAGACAAAGACACCGCCATAAGGTTGAGGAAATCTGCAATTGAGAAGCTGGAAGGTGTCGAGTTCGAACACATCCACAATTACACCATTGATGCCGAGTCAGCTACAAAACGCAACATCGAGAACATGATCGGTGTCATACAGATCCCCCTCGGTATCGCAGGCGGCATCAAAATAAATGGGGAATATGCCAACGATGAGTTCATTCTCCCCCTTGCAACCACAGAAGGTGCCCTTGTCGCCAGCACGAACCGCGGATGTTCTGCAATCACAGCATCCGGTGGAGCAAACGTCAGGATATTCCAGGACCAGATGACCCGTGCACCCGTGTTCAAGATGGATAACGTTGCACATGCAAGAAAGTTCGTTGACTGGGTAAGGAAACCTGAGACCTTCGAAGAGATGAAGGAAAAAGCAGGTGAGACCACACGCTTCGGCGAGCTCATCAGCGTTGAGCCATACGTAACAGGGAATACCGTTTTCTTAAGGTTCGCCTACGACACAAAGGACGCAATGGGAATGAACATGGTAACCATTGCCACCGATGCAATACTTAATCTGATCTCCGATGAATTCGGAGCTTATCCGGTATCCCTTTCCGGGAACATGTGTACAGACAAGAAACCTGCAGCCATCAATAACATTCTGGGAAGAGGGAAAACCGTTGCAGCTGACGTGACCCTACCAAAGGAAATTGTCGAAAAGAAGCTGAAGACAACTCCTGGGATGATGGAAGAGGTAAACTACAGGAAGAACCTGCTCGGATCAGCAAGAGCAGGAGCCCTTGGATACAACGCACATGCAGCCAACATCGTAGCTGCACTTTACCTCGCATGCGGACAGGATGCGGCCCATGTTGTGGAAGGCAGTACCGCCATCACCACAATGGAAGTGAACGAATACGGCGACCTCTATTGTGCAGTTACAATGCCATCCGTACAGGTGGGAACTGTGGGCGGAGGAACAAGTATCGGCACCCAGAGAGATTGCCTGAACCTGCTGGGAGTTGCAGGGGCCGGCGAGGTTCCGGGCGAGAACTCAAAGAAACTGGCAGAAATAGTTGCAGCAGCGGTCCTCGCAGGAGAGATCTCCCTGATAGGTGCACAGGCTGCCGGTCATCTTGCAAGAGCTCATGCCGAGCTCGGCAGATGA
- a CDS encoding ATP-dependent DNA ligase has product MTDFKDFADVCKRIEHTSGSLDMTDIVSEMFHSVSAEELPVVAHFVMGDVFPAWSTEQLGVGPSLLYTALSRSSGLPLKEIETLVRNTGDIGETAIAALKKETRNQATFSAFMDETPSLSIMEVFERFNNISGTTGKGSQTTKIKNLQYLFNSATPEEARYLARLAIEDLRIGVGEGIVRDAIAKAFGVPAGDVERGFMLTNDLGLVAVAAKEGGVEAVSQLGMELNRPIKMMLAQVTPTIETAINDLGVVAVEWKFDGARVQIHKDGDNINIFSRRLENVTGSLPDIVQAVKDHVKADTAILEGEAVAVDEHGNPRAFQDILKRFRRKYDVETTVREIPLTLNLFDLLYLNDEVLIDMPLTDRRDALVDCVENTNGIRVDEQVLTKDPEKVNEIYSAALAAGHEGVMIKNPEAPYSPGKRGKNWLKKKPIMETLDLVVVGAEWGYGRRANLIGSYALACFDPDTGDFLPIGKVATGFSDEQLAELTDLLSDLIVVESGRDIELKPEVVFEVAFEEIQKSTNYESGYALRFPRLVNIRDDKSPEEAETLERIESIYLSQRS; this is encoded by the coding sequence ATGACCGATTTCAAAGATTTTGCTGACGTGTGCAAAAGAATAGAACATACCTCAGGTTCACTGGATATGACCGACATCGTCTCAGAGATGTTCCACTCAGTATCCGCTGAAGAGCTCCCTGTTGTTGCACATTTCGTCATGGGTGACGTATTCCCTGCATGGAGCACTGAACAACTGGGAGTCGGTCCAAGTCTTCTTTATACAGCTCTTTCCAGGTCGTCAGGTCTTCCGCTCAAGGAGATAGAGACCCTTGTAAGGAACACCGGCGACATCGGTGAAACTGCTATTGCAGCACTGAAAAAGGAAACCCGGAACCAGGCTACATTCTCTGCTTTTATGGATGAGACTCCGTCTCTTTCCATCATGGAAGTATTTGAGAGGTTCAACAACATCTCAGGGACGACCGGTAAAGGTTCACAGACGACCAAGATCAAGAACCTTCAATATCTTTTCAATTCAGCAACTCCTGAAGAGGCCCGCTATCTTGCAAGGCTGGCAATAGAGGACCTTCGTATCGGTGTTGGTGAAGGTATCGTAAGGGATGCCATTGCCAAAGCTTTCGGTGTCCCTGCCGGGGATGTCGAACGCGGTTTCATGCTTACCAATGATCTCGGCCTTGTTGCAGTTGCTGCAAAAGAGGGCGGTGTGGAAGCTGTTTCACAACTTGGTATGGAACTAAACCGTCCTATCAAGATGATGCTGGCTCAGGTTACCCCGACAATTGAAACTGCTATCAATGATCTTGGTGTTGTGGCGGTTGAATGGAAGTTCGATGGTGCCAGGGTCCAGATACATAAGGACGGGGATAATATCAACATCTTCTCAAGGCGCCTTGAGAACGTGACCGGTTCACTTCCTGATATCGTCCAGGCCGTAAAAGATCATGTAAAGGCAGATACTGCAATTCTCGAGGGGGAGGCAGTTGCAGTGGATGAGCACGGTAACCCGAGAGCTTTCCAGGACATCCTTAAGCGTTTCAGGAGAAAGTATGATGTGGAGACAACGGTCCGTGAGATCCCGCTGACACTGAATCTTTTTGATCTTCTCTATCTTAACGATGAGGTCCTGATCGACATGCCACTTACCGACAGGAGAGATGCCCTGGTAGATTGTGTGGAAAATACCAATGGTATCAGGGTCGATGAACAGGTGCTTACCAAAGATCCGGAAAAAGTGAACGAGATCTACTCTGCAGCACTGGCTGCAGGGCACGAAGGTGTAATGATCAAGAATCCGGAGGCTCCATACTCTCCTGGAAAGAGGGGTAAGAACTGGCTCAAGAAGAAGCCTATCATGGAGACCCTAGATCTTGTAGTGGTCGGTGCTGAATGGGGTTATGGAAGGCGTGCAAACCTGATCGGCTCTTACGCGCTGGCATGCTTTGACCCGGATACCGGCGATTTCCTTCCTATAGGAAAAGTGGCCACTGGTTTTTCAGATGAGCAGCTTGCAGAACTTACTGACCTCCTGTCCGACCTGATCGTCGTAGAATCCGGAAGAGATATCGAATTGAAACCCGAAGTTGTCTTTGAGGTTGCTTTCGAGGAGATCCAGAAAAGTACCAATTACGAATCCGGTTACGCACTAAGGTTCCCAAGGCTTGTGAATATCAGGGACGACAAGTCTCCTGAAGAAGCCGAGACCCTTGAGCGTATTGAGAGCATTTATCTCTCGCAGAGAAGTTGA
- a CDS encoding homoserine dehydrogenase → MRKVRASIIGFGSVGQGVAEVLLKKDDELKSLGIDIDVVAISDSRGSEVNTEGIDLKAAIERKRESGTVAVEDLTGEYVIRNVDHDVVIETTPTDIETGGTGLVNMLAAFENSRDVVTSNKGPLTLKYQELMQAAEESDCKFRFEATVGGAMPIINLIKSTLAGNEIKSIEGILNGTCNYILTRMMEEKASYEQMLAESKELGIAETDPTYDVEGIDAACKLVILANSIFGQNATFQDVEVTGITKITPESLALAYDDGYVIKLIGEVKKDRLRVSPRLVPASHPLAVGGTLNVASVHTDLAGTVTVTGRGAGSIETASAILSDVVSIYRE, encoded by the coding sequence ATGAGAAAAGTACGCGCATCCATTATTGGATTTGGTTCAGTAGGTCAGGGCGTTGCAGAGGTCTTGCTGAAAAAGGACGATGAGCTCAAGTCTCTTGGAATTGACATTGATGTAGTGGCAATATCAGATTCAAGGGGATCTGAGGTCAACACAGAAGGCATTGACCTGAAAGCTGCTATTGAAAGAAAACGTGAGTCCGGTACTGTGGCCGTTGAAGATCTCACAGGCGAATACGTCATCAGGAACGTTGACCACGATGTTGTTATCGAGACAACACCTACCGACATTGAGACCGGTGGAACAGGGCTTGTCAATATGCTTGCTGCGTTTGAGAACAGCAGGGATGTCGTAACCTCGAACAAGGGACCTCTTACACTAAAATACCAGGAACTCATGCAGGCTGCCGAAGAATCCGATTGCAAGTTCAGGTTCGAGGCCACCGTTGGCGGTGCAATGCCTATAATCAATCTTATTAAAAGCACACTCGCAGGAAACGAGATCAAGAGCATTGAAGGTATCCTGAACGGAACCTGCAATTACATCCTTACACGTATGATGGAGGAGAAAGCTTCATATGAGCAGATGCTTGCTGAATCCAAGGAGCTGGGTATCGCAGAGACCGATCCTACCTACGATGTGGAAGGTATCGATGCTGCATGCAAGCTTGTGATCCTTGCAAATTCTATCTTCGGGCAGAATGCCACTTTCCAGGATGTTGAGGTGACCGGTATTACCAAGATAACTCCGGAATCACTTGCTCTTGCATACGACGATGGCTATGTTATCAAACTGATCGGAGAGGTAAAGAAGGATCGTCTCCGGGTATCCCCACGTCTTGTGCCTGCTTCCCATCCGCTGGCAGTTGGCGGGACACTTAACGTTGCATCAGTACACACCGATCTTGCAGGCACGGTAACCGTTACCGGTAGAGGTGCCGGTTCAATTGAGACTGCAAGTGCGATATTGAGTGATGTAGTATCCATCTACAGGGAATAA
- a CDS encoding amino acid-binding protein → MRVSMDIELKDAPGQLLLALNPISELKGNLKSIVHHHEERTPRSTIPVQVVFEVEPENLDLIISRLEENGIGVARVDEKRFMEHGAVILIGHIVHTDIQDTIDTIDKTGFAEVVDICLSMPHIDTQSSASLKIDAIGRKELHEAMSVLREVAHKKDLLVVEPIEADFA, encoded by the coding sequence ATGAGAGTTTCAATGGATATCGAACTGAAAGATGCTCCCGGACAGTTGCTTCTGGCTCTGAATCCGATCTCAGAGCTGAAAGGGAACCTTAAGTCCATCGTACACCACCATGAAGAACGAACTCCAAGAAGTACCATTCCGGTACAGGTAGTGTTCGAGGTGGAACCTGAGAACCTCGATCTTATTATTTCACGTCTTGAAGAGAATGGTATCGGTGTTGCCAGGGTAGATGAAAAACGCTTTATGGAACATGGTGCGGTCATCCTGATAGGTCACATTGTTCATACTGACATACAGGATACGATCGATACTATTGACAAGACCGGCTTTGCAGAAGTAGTGGACATATGTCTTTCCATGCCTCACATTGACACGCAATCATCTGCTTCACTGAAGATAGATGCTATTGGAAGGAAAGAACTTCATGAGGCAATGTCTGTATTAAGGGAAGTGGCACATAAGAAAGACCTGCTGGTAGTAGAGCCCATAGAGGCCGATTTTGCATAA